In Xenorhabdus griffiniae, the genomic window ACATGACCACCAGGTTTGACTAATTTGGCACAGGCATGGACTACAGACTCTGGATCTGGCACATGTTCAAGCATTTCCAGGCAAGTCACGACATCATAAGCATGTTGGTGTTGTTCTGCGTGACTTTCTACCGTTTCCTGAACATAAGCAACGGAAACACCGGACTCCAATGCATGCAAACGGGCAACTTGCAGGGGTTCAAACCCCATATCCAACCCTGTCACTGTCGCACCTTCACGCGCCATGCTTTCCGACAAGATACCGCCACCACATCCAACATCCAGCACTTTTTTACCAAAAAGGCCATCAGCATGTTGCAAAATGTAGTTCAATCGCAGTGGATTGATACGGTGCAATGGCTTAAATTCGCCTTCAAGATCCCACCAACGAGAGGCAACGGCTTCAAATTTTTCGATTTCCTGCTGATCCACATTGGCATGGGATTGAATGTGTGAATCGGGAGTTTTGACGTTCATCAGCAATATTGCTCCTAGGCACTGCTTCACAGCAAACTGGTTCACAGCAAACTGATTCACAGAAAATGTAACAGTATTATGGGGATGTGTGATAGGAAACTATTATACATACCTTAACCTTGAAATACCCGTGTCAGGTTTTTATAAAACTGCCATTTTATGGTATAATTTAAGCCTTTGAATTCGGAGTATGAGGGACAGTGGCTCCATGAGCGACATTGCCAGAGAAATCACACCGGTCAATATCGAAGAAGAGCTGAAAAGCTCGTATCTGGATTATGCGATGTCCGTTATTGTTGGACGCGCACTACCAGATGTTCGTGATGGACTGAAGCCAGTACACCGCCGCGTACTTTTCGCAATGAATGTATTGGGAAATGATTGGAATAAACCTTATAAAAAATCTGCCCGCGTTGTTGGGGATGTTATCGGTAAATACCATCCACATGGTGACAACGCTGTTTATGACACGATTGTTCGTCTGGCACAACCATTCTCCATGCGCTATATGCTGGTTGACGGTCAGGGGAACTTTGGATCAGTA contains:
- the ubiG gene encoding bifunctional 2-polyprenyl-6-hydroxyphenol methylase/3-demethylubiquinol 3-O-methyltransferase UbiG, producing the protein MNVKTPDSHIQSHANVDQQEIEKFEAVASRWWDLEGEFKPLHRINPLRLNYILQHADGLFGKKVLDVGCGGGILSESMAREGATVTGLDMGFEPLQVARLHALESGVSVAYVQETVESHAEQHQHAYDVVTCLEMLEHVPDPESVVHACAKLVKPGGHVFFSTINRNRKAWLMAVVGAEYILNMVPKGTHDAKKFIRPSELISWIDKTTLKEQHIIGLHYNPLTDKFRLGHNVDVNYMLHTRSV